tgaaataataaagataactgACTAAATCAATCAGAATAGTAAGCGTTCAGCAGCGACGTGTATAGCACGAAGGTCGGATCAAGAGTCTGAGGAAGAAGAGAGCTTCCACAGGGCTGTTGCTCCTTTTAAAGGCAACCAACCCTTTCTACACTTCCGGGTACTGTCACCTATCCAGTGTCGCTCGAGTGAGTGTCACTCGTCGGTGCATGTTCCCGGAATCCATAGCTGTAGAGTAAGTAATCCATTACAGTGCTGCTGTCTCCGCCACAAATGTGTCGGGTTTATAggtgtttgcgtttaccgatGGGGATTCGGAGTAACGCGGCGTGTTGTTGGTGCTAACGGGGTGATCTATTCTTCCGTTACAAGTTGAACACGCTGAAGGGACCAGTACTCTAACCCGGCAAAGGTACTAGtcatagatacaaaatacgcgctgatactgctcgactatctttatttttcgctatttccgcccctgctattcgtcaactgtcactcctgtgagtgtcacttgtcggtgcaggttctcggtGTGAACTACTCTCGAGTGTATAATGCGCCACAAATGATACATGGttcattatttacttaatgtataataatatatttctcaACCTTGGTGGGATATATTATCTAcaaatgttatatattttttaatattgtggcggaaacttaaaatatctaattttgaaagttataaattactatttagACGAGAGTTCTTAAGGTAATATAGCCGATTATTGTTTATCCACCTTTTTGCTCTTCGTTTTCAGCTCATCTCGAATTAAGTCAAGGCAGAAATCAGCAATGTTAACGAGAACGTTGgactttcagtaaaatattttagcagCACTATCTACCGTGTTCTATCCATCAAAACATCTCGTATTCGTatcatattatatttttctaattttttgtaaGACATTAGGAGAAATAAGATTAAACTCAAAATCATGTTTCCTCAACACaacgaatttttattatttaaaaatcatgaatattatttactataaataaataaataaatgtgttAAGTGCTGTttgcttaaataataaattccttAAGTTCTTTgtttcacataatttttaattccctGTTCAACTACATGCATAGTCACTCCATTTCTCACCAGAATTGAAACCACACCTACCTGGTTAAGATCGCGTATATTGCGGCTTTCATCGTCAAAGAACAGCATTTCATCATATTCTCTTTTTGAATGCTTTTTAATGCTAAGGTATTAAAGTGCTTTTATTCAACAAGTTAAAGGAATCTGGCAAATACTAACTTGTTAAAATGTGTGACTTTGCACCCTGGAAAAATTTccttatatttaatatatttattccaTCCAAAAAGATCAAGAAGCTGATTTGCTGCTTTAATTTCTGACGTTCTCGAAGCTATGCCTATCTCGTAGCCCAGTTctgttaattttcttaaaacttCAGGAACTTCTAAATAGTACTTCACTGCAGCACCATAAGTGTCCACAACACTGCCATTCTGTCTAAAGTTAATTTTACCACATATTTAGATAAAGCCATAGATATTTTAAGGCAATGTATtccatagtttttttttcaaatgagccATAGCTAAAATTACCTGAGAGGTGCAGTCTTTATTAATGATGTGCATTATTAAAGCTAGtgcaaattaagtttttcaacAGACATTATTTATGGGTTTGTGACaagaatatttaatacaatttatgttttctttctttttatcAGGATCAAGGAGCAGATACCTTTATAACATGGTTTTAAGTTTCAATGgagtttttattaaacattgtTATCACACACACTATCCGTAATATCTGCTATAACTACCTTCCTGgtcctttgaaaaaaaacaggGAAATAGATTGTATTGAACATCCCATGACTCATTGAAAACAAATATCCTGtatttgtataatatgaaaaatattgaaattgaactCACTTTTTAAATGGAGGTGAAACATGTGTATCTATCCAAAAGGGCCAAAGTGTGTAATCTAGATAAGAGAACTATTATTAGCTTATTAGTTTTGATCTGATTCTTTCTTGTAAAATTGTGATTTAATATGAAAGTAAAAGGTTCACTTTGAGTTTAAATAATCTTTTACTTGTGGAAATGTTATTCTTTCATATGCCATTGCTATAAGTAACTGGCATTAATCAGGTTTCTAAATAACAATATGagttaaaaatctgaaaatagtCAAATTCGTTGTTCATTTATCTACATGTAATATTTCATCATAGGCAGGCACATCAATCATACATTAAACCTacctaaatcaaaaacaataactttCAATTTGTCCACTTTCATCTTACTAGTTTCTGCTActatgaaaagaaataaaaataatgcaaaatatttcataaattacgTTGTTATatctaagatttttttaaaatttatttttaatttttccttaacttatcattatgaaatttttttaggttAAAGACAATTTAACCTTGACCTCTTTACCTTCATTTAACTCATTGACGTTTGTCTCAGTAGACGTTTTCATatggaacaaaaaataatggaatggCACTTATTGCTTGTGCTGTGCAAAAAATGATGAGTGTAGTGAAAACACCCCAAACCCTTGAAGTTGACGTCTGATCTCAAATTCTAACGAAGCAAAATACAAGTCTTCAATCAATGATCCAAAAGCGGAGGATACAGCATTATTTTTCACAGTTATATGAGAccttttttggcaaattagACACTAATTCATACTCATACAATCCAGAGTAGTGACATTTCTATTTGTCAAATAGATCACTAACATTCTTCAGCACCCTTATATAGGATGCTAAAAGGTGCATTCAAAAGCACAAGACAAGTCCATTCCAAACAACGAACGTGGGCAGGTTCGGGCAAGATTCCCATTCGAACGGTAATGCACCAAGAGAATGGAAAGCATCCCTAGCAGTGTTTCACTGTCATCTatcattattaatgtttttgttggttatttttatgaattttttgttgggtttatgcttttattattaattatttatattaacaacaaat
The DNA window shown above is from Euwallacea similis isolate ESF13 chromosome 2, ESF131.1, whole genome shotgun sequence and carries:
- the LOC136419427 gene encoding magnesium-dependent phosphatase 1-like — its product is MKYFALFLFLFIVAETSKMKVDKLKVIVFDLDYTLWPFWIDTHVSPPFKKQNGSVVDTYGAAVKYYLEVPEVLRKLTELGYEIGIASRTSEIKAANQLLDLFGWNKYIKYKEIFPGCKVTHFNNIKKHSKREYDEMLFFDDESRNIRDLNQVGVVSILVRNGVTMHVVEQGIKNYVKQRT